Within the Halichoerus grypus chromosome 2, mHalGry1.hap1.1, whole genome shotgun sequence genome, the region TGAGGTCTTGGGGCCTGCGGCTTCTCACTTGGCCTTCGGGTTACGGAACTTGCGTCCCGCGAAGACAGCCTTGTCCCCGAGAGCCTCCTCGATCCTAGAAGGCAGGCAAAGTCAGAGCTGCACCCTTCAACCCAACAGCGCCAGGCTCCCCTCATCTGGGCCCGCCGCAGCCCCTGTACCTCATGAGCTGGTTGTACTTGGCCAGACGCTCTGAGCGGCAGGGAGCACCAGTCTTGAtctggggaggaaaggggagttCCCATGGTTGCAtgaggctggaggtgggagtgGCCTGTGGTGGCAGGAATCCAGGGACCCCAAGGAGACCCGTGGGTACCTGTCCCGTGCAGAGCCCCACAACGAGGTCAGCGATGAACGTGTCCTCAGTCTCCCCGGAGCGGTGGCTCACCATCACCCCCCAGCCGTTAGACTGAGCCAGTTTGCAGCTGGGCAGAGAGGACACTCAGTAAGGTGGGCCGGGGCCTCCGAGGGAAAGCCAAGGGCTGGGTGCGGCTTTTCCCTTCGGTTTGGGGGAGTGGGCTCTTTGCGGGTAGGGAACTAAGTTCTTTGGGaagcaggagagaaggggagagttGATTTTGAATGTGGGCTCCTGAGATGCtggtgggaaggaagggcagaacCAGGGAGAGAGGAACCGCATGGGCTGGGCGTGGGGCATGGCAGGGTCACCGGGGCAAAGCCCTGGGGTCAGGAGGGTGGGGACGGGGCAGGAGCCGGGGCAAGTCAGACGCGGCAGGCCGGGCAGAGCTGGGGCGGAGGGAGGCTGCGGCCGCCCCAGGGCCAGCAGGCACTCACGCCTGGATGGACTCGGTCACTGAGCCAATCTGGTTGACCTTCAGCAGCAGGCAGTTGCAGGCCTTCTTCTCAACGGCCTGGGCAATCCTCTTGGGGTTGGTGACCGTGAGGTCGTCCCCCACGATCTGGATGTTCACCCCCGAGAGGAATGAGGTCCAGGTGGCCCAGTCATCCTGGTCGAAGGGGTCCTCGATGGAAACCACTGGAGGGGGTGAGGCAGGAGCCCGGGTAAAGGTCAGAGGGGCCTCACGGGGCGACAGGCCGGAAGAGTCGGGGTGGGGATTTCCGCGGGGCTGAGGACCGCGAGGGCCGCGGCGGTGGCAGTCACCGTGTTGGGCGGCCGCCGCCGGGGTCTCGGGCAGGAGCGACGGACCAGCTGGGGGTCTCACCAGGGTAGTTCTTGATGAAGTTCTTGTACAGCTCCCCCAGCTTCTCCCCAGTGATGTGCCGCGCGGGGTCGTCAGGGGACTTGAAGTCGAGGTCGTACTTCCCGTTGCGATAGAACTCGGATGCTGCCACGTCCATGCCGATGACCACCTTGTCGGGGTAGCCGGCCGCCTGGATGGCGGTCTTCAGCAgctccagggctgggggaggggcgacAGGGCACCTGAGGCTCCGGGGCCCCCGGTCTCTGCAGCCCGTCCTCCGCGGGGACGCGGGGGGCCCCGGCCCTCAGAGCGCTCACACTGACCCTCGTTGTTCTCCAGGATGTTGGGTGCAAAGCCACCCTCGTCGCCCACGTTGGTGGCATCCTTCCCGTACTTGGCCTTGATGACCCCCTTGAGGTGGTGGTAGACCTCGGCGCCGATGCGCATAGCTTCCTTGAAGGAGCTGGCTCCCACGGGCAGGATCATGAACTCCTGCATGGCCAGCTTGTTTCCAGCATGGGAGCCCCCATTGATCACGTTGAAGGCCTGGtgagggggagggcgggggaggggcggctcAGACCCCGCCAGCTGGGAGGGTCCAGGCGGAACCCTGGCTTCCCGAATTACCAGCCGCGGCTCTAGAGGGAGTCCTGTCACTCCTCAGAGTCTCTTGTCTCGTTTGTGTAAGACGGGGATACCACCCGCTTTCCCGCGGGATCTTACGCTGAAAGTCAGACAAACGGACTGAAAATCAGGCCCCACGTGTGCCTGACCTGCGACAGCTAGCGGACAGCACTGACGGCAGGCCAGGCGCTGCCTGGGAGCCTTCCGTGGGGTccctgggctccctccctgcccccggcACCCCTGTTAGCCCGGTCCTGTTACCACCCCCACTTCACAGACAAGGAAACGGGGGCAGAGAGCGGATGTGCGGACTCGCCTAAGATCACACCCCAGCAGACAGGCCAGCCGCGCCCCGAGCTCCCGCGCGAACGCAGTCCGCCCAGTTAGGGCGCAGTAAGGGGTCACGTTACTCCCGACACGCAACAGGGGCTTGGGTCTGATGAGAATTCGAGGAGATACAGAGAGAGGCCAGACCCTCGCCACGAAGCAGCTCCCGATCTGACTCGGGACTGGGCCTAGCGCCGGAATGGGAAGGAGCGCGGGGTTAGGCCAAGGGAAGCAGCGGGGAGGCTCGGATTGTGGGAGAGAGGGCGGGGCCGGCCGCAGCTGGAGAAGTTCCATCTCGGGAAACCGTGTCTTTGGAGCTGGGTCTGGAAGGTAGACTTTCCAGGGGCCGCTCGTGCGCGGCTCACTGGTGGGGCGGCTCGGTCACTGTGGCACGGGGCGAGGGCGGCTGCACTCACAGGGACCGGGAGGACCAAGTGCGGGTTCCCGGCGAGGTCCGCGATGTGCCGGTAGAGCGGGACCCCCTTCTCTGCTGCGCCAGCCTTGCACACGGCCAGGGAGACGCCCAGGATGGCATTGGCCCCAAACTTGGCTAGAGGAGGCAGGCACAA harbors:
- the ENO3 gene encoding beta-enolase isoform X1 produces the protein MKKGRQRWMEKGSESCSQVGNLGSPRIWRRPRSRKRRTGRAGEGLRASKQEGEGEGLRAALRAMGRGPGSRAEGAVKEEVPGSLGWGCNRSCSEWGRGLRQPLWSVTFLWDIFSSRTCLLGVGKTLKGQGISGSFRDQLSTLSHISCLAAMAMQKIFAREILDSRGNPTVEVDLHTAKGRFRAAVPSGASTGIYEALELRDGDKSRYMGKGVLKAVEHINKTLGPALLEKKLSVVDQEKVDKFMIELDGTENKSKFGANAILGVSLAVCKAGAAEKGVPLYRHIADLAGNPHLVLPVPAFNVINGGSHAGNKLAMQEFMILPVGASSFKEAMRIGAEVYHHLKGVIKAKYGKDATNVGDEGGFAPNILENNEALELLKTAIQAAGYPDKVVIGMDVAASEFYRNGKYDLDFKSPDDPARHITGEKLGELYKNFIKNYPVVSIEDPFDQDDWATWTSFLSGVNIQIVGDDLTVTNPKRIAQAVEKKACNCLLLKVNQIGSVTESIQACKLAQSNGWGVMVSHRSGETEDTFIADLVVGLCTGQIKTGAPCRSERLAKYNQLMRIEEALGDKAVFAGRKFRNPKAK
- the ENO3 gene encoding beta-enolase isoform X3, with protein sequence MRTLRAMAMQKIFAREILDSRGNPTVEVDLHTAKGRFRAAVPSGASTGIYEALELRDGDKSRYMGKGVLKAVEHINKTLGPALLEKKLSVVDQEKVDKFMIELDGTENKSKFGANAILGVSLAVCKAGAAEKGVPLYRHIADLAGNPHLVLPVPAFNVINGGSHAGNKLAMQEFMILPVGASSFKEAMRIGAEVYHHLKGVIKAKYGKDATNVGDEGGFAPNILENNEALELLKTAIQAAGYPDKVVIGMDVAASEFYRNGKYDLDFKSPDDPARHITGEKLGELYKNFIKNYPVVSIEDPFDQDDWATWTSFLSGVNIQIVGDDLTVTNPKRIAQAVEKKACNCLLLKVNQIGSVTESIQACKLAQSNGWGVMVSHRSGETEDTFIADLVVGLCTGQIKTGAPCRSERLAKYNQLMRIEEALGDKAVFAGRKFRNPKAK
- the ENO3 gene encoding beta-enolase isoform X4, with amino-acid sequence MAMQKIFAREILDSRGNPTVEVDLHTAKGRFRAAVPSGASTGIYEALELRDGDKSRYMGKGVLKAVEHINKTLGPALLEKKLSVVDQEKVDKFMIELDGTENKSKFGANAILGVSLAVCKAGAAEKGVPLYRHIADLAGNPHLVLPVPAFNVINGGSHAGNKLAMQEFMILPVGASSFKEAMRIGAEVYHHLKGVIKAKYGKDATNVGDEGGFAPNILENNEALELLKTAIQAAGYPDKVVIGMDVAASEFYRNGKYDLDFKSPDDPARHITGEKLGELYKNFIKNYPVVSIEDPFDQDDWATWTSFLSGVNIQIVGDDLTVTNPKRIAQAVEKKACNCLLLKVNQIGSVTESIQACKLAQSNGWGVMVSHRSGETEDTFIADLVVGLCTGQIKTGAPCRSERLAKYNQLMRIEEALGDKAVFAGRKFRNPKAK
- the ENO3 gene encoding beta-enolase isoform X2, with protein sequence MAPPPRFFSVEKCGSPGGGGRIPRLSSELKAPTGGTLVSPGSARGAQAGSAPAPRQASAPHVPAPPGLPPTTNTRTPPAVRVTGRAPWPGAAEVTGRGRQGRDYFPGRKNTGGLQALQLFQDGESPLLLGALGFFFLLFAMAMQKIFAREILDSRGNPTVEVDLHTAKGRFRAAVPSGASTGIYEALELRDGDKSRYMGKGVLKAVEHINKTLGPALLEKKLSVVDQEKVDKFMIELDGTENKSKFGANAILGVSLAVCKAGAAEKGVPLYRHIADLAGNPHLVLPVPAFNVINGGSHAGNKLAMQEFMILPVGASSFKEAMRIGAEVYHHLKGVIKAKYGKDATNVGDEGGFAPNILENNEALELLKTAIQAAGYPDKVVIGMDVAASEFYRNGKYDLDFKSPDDPARHITGEKLGELYKNFIKNYPVVSIEDPFDQDDWATWTSFLSGVNIQIVGDDLTVTNPKRIAQAVEKKACNCLLLKVNQIGSVTESIQACKLAQSNGWGVMVSHRSGETEDTFIADLVVGLCTGQIKTGAPCRSERLAKYNQLMRIEEALGDKAVFAGRKFRNPKAK